The genomic region TCCGGATGGCTTCGGATAATTTTTTTCCCAAATCAGGAAAGAGTCTGATGATGTGTTCAGGGTGAAGGTCCTGCTGCTCAATTTTTAGCAGCTTAAGAGCGGTTTGGTTATAAGCTGTAACGTTTAGGGCTGAATCAACAGAGATAACGGATTCCTGGAGGTTTTCAATAAGCGAGGTCATGCGGTTGATGGTATGTTCCAATGCTGTCATGTGAGAGGTGACTAAGTCTGATTTTGACATGATTCCAAAAACTTTTTCCTGATGATCAAGAACAACGGCCTGGCTGACATTGCCTTCCATCATTTTGTCTCTGGCTTCATAAAGGGTCTGATCCTTATGAATGGTAATGACTCTGGTTTTCATCAGGGGCTCAATGCCATCATCCAGGGAAGACTCATTGAGGAGCGCCCGGTAAATGGAATATTTGTGGACGATTCCCAGCAATTGATTCTGATCGGTCACACAGCCTATATCGACCTGATGATGCAGGAAGGCTGACAGGGCTTCTCTTATTGTGCTATCCAGTGAGAGTTGAACATAGTTTACCGTCGTAAAATGTTTTACCTTCAAGTATGCTCCCCCTCCTAAGTTATTAGAAAATTCAAACGAACTAATTTTATTATAGCGTAAGTCAACCGAACTGACAATGAACAGTTGTAAAGAGGAGTACACACTTGTAAACCTTTCTTTACACATGTGTACAATTGACGGCCGTGTTGGAAAAAGAATTCTCTGACACAAGAAAATTTTTTCCCGGGAGGATCATGGGCGTAAGGGAATGATTAGGCAAATAATTAATTGAATATTCAGTATTTGGCATGAATTTTGCATGATACATGTAGTGAAGAGGAAAATTAATCAAGCATGAATGGGCCGTATTCCCCCACATCAAGTTTTGAGGGTAACCCAACAAGACTAAGTAGGGGAAAGGCCGGAAAATGATCATTTATAGGGAGGCAGCCAATGAAGTATGAAACGATTCTTTATGAAGTGAAGGACTATGTGGCAAAACTTACCATTAATCTGCCGGATATGCGCAATCCGCTGACAGAGCAATCCGCCGGGGAGCTGCTGTCAGCCATCAGAGAGGCGGACCGGGACCCCGAGGTAAGGGCGATTGTCATCACCGGGGCTGGCAAGGCCTTTTCTGCCGGTGGAAATTTAAATGAATTTAAGAAAAATCTCGAAAAAACCGCACCTGAACTATATTTTGAAGGGCGGGCGAGTACGGAGCTTTTTAAGGCCGGAGCCGAAGTAAGGACGCCGCTGATTGCCAGTGTCAATGGGCCGGCACTCGGAGGAGGAACAGGCCTTGTGGCGATGTGTCACATTGCGATTGCCTCCAGTGAAGCGAAACTGGGGCTTACAGAGCTAAAGCTTGGTCTTGTGCCTTTTGTTATTATGCCCTGGGTA from Virgibacillus sp. MSP4-1 harbors:
- a CDS encoding enoyl-CoA hydratase/isomerase family protein — translated: MKYETILYEVKDYVAKLTINLPDMRNPLTEQSAGELLSAIREADRDPEVRAIVITGAGKAFSAGGNLNEFKKNLEKTAPELYFEGRASTELFKAGAEVRTPLIASVNGPALGGGTGLVAMCHIAIASSEAKLGLTELKLGLVPFVIMPWVRRAVGERKFLEMMLTAQVFKAEEAKELNLIHQVVAPEHLEEETMKLAHQVASFSPLAVQLSLDAYFQSEQMDRMKSFDFLSDLRLVSFMSEDLKEGASAFLEKRPPQWKGK